The genomic DNA ATTTTTAAATCAAATTCCCAACCACTCTTAGTTGCCGCTTTGAGTGGTTTTTTACGCTTTCTAAATAGTTTGCTAGCTATATAAACTATTAAGCTAGCAGATAGACTTGCTAGTATGCCTTGTAAAAAATTATCCATGTATATTCACCTCCCTTCTTAGCGTCGGGAGGATAATTTTTTGATACATGAACTCCACTCTATAAATTGTAGATTACATCTTCTTGCTAAAAATATTATAACATATAATTCTTACATATTTTACCTATTTATTACTTTTTACATTATAATAATATTCTTTTAATCAAAAAAACACCTACTATTAAAGTAAATGTTTTTAAGTATTTTTAATTTTAAAATCCATATAGTTCATATGAAACTAAATATAATAACTCAACATATGAGCAATATCGAGACATTTACATACCACATAGTTAATATAAAACGAAAATAAAAAAATTAAACTTATAAAACCCTTATTAATTTACATACCCACTAGTTATTTATATTCAAAAAAATCTTCTCCATCTGGGTTATAAAATAATATTCTACTTGCCAATCCTTGTTCATATTTATAATTTTCTTTATCACCTACATAAGAAAATGTTAATGTCATGCTTCTTGATGGATCTAATGAAATTATATCTAAATAAATAGTACATTTTTCTCCTGGCTTTAATACACCGAAACTATTAAAATCCATTTTTATTTTAGCATATTGCCCCATATATAATGTTGAATTAGCTTCTCCATAAACTTTTAATTTTGTTACATCTAAATTTTGTGTACTTGTATTTTCTATATTTATAGGAACTGTTGGGTCTTTATATTTTTCAGTATAATATTCAAGGTTATCATCATAACATTCAAGATAACTTCCTTTATCTTGCCAAATTATGTGCTTTGAATCAAAATCAATCTTTAATCCACATATTATATTTTTATTTGAAGACGGAAGACTAATATTATTGATGGTATTTTCACACTCTAGCATAATTTTA from Clostridioides difficile ATCC 9689 = DSM 1296 includes the following:
- a CDS encoding type I toxin-antitoxin system toxin; the encoded protein is MDNFLQGILASLSASLIVYIASKLFRKRKKPLKAATKSGWEFDLKIRFHKTK